One window of the Dehalococcoidales bacterium genome contains the following:
- a CDS encoding flavodoxin family protein: MKALVVYDSVYGNTEKIAEAIGKGLLDFVQVKVFKVNEVDPQYLNEYDLVIVGSPTQGGRPIPSIQTFLANIPSSGLKGVKVTSFDTGIPKEGKGWLLKLVSKILGYAAPRIAKDLEAKSGNLIADPEGFFVDDKEGPLVKGEEARATEWAKALPIS; the protein is encoded by the coding sequence ATGAAAGCACTTGTTGTATATGACTCAGTTTACGGCAATACAGAAAAAATTGCGGAGGCTATTGGTAAAGGGCTTTTAGATTTTGTGCAAGTCAAAGTCTTCAAAGTCAACGAGGTTGATCCCCAGTATTTAAATGAATACGACCTTGTTATTGTCGGTTCGCCTACCCAAGGCGGCAGACCAATCCCTTCCATCCAGACGTTTCTGGCCAACATTCCCTCCAGTGGTCTTAAAGGAGTAAAAGTCACCTCCTTTGATACCGGCATCCCGAAAGAAGGCAAAGGCTGGTTATTGAAGCTGGTGTCGAAGATTCTTGGTTACGCTGCTCCCCGGATTGCCAAAGACCTGGAAGCAAAGAGCGGTAATTTGATAGCCGATCCAGAAGGATTTTTTGTTGATGATAAAGAGGGCCCGCTGGTAAAAGGCGAAGAAGCCAGAGCCACCGAATGGGCAAAAGCTCTACCAATCAGCTAG
- a CDS encoding SDR family oxidoreductase, whose translation MTQSIKDLLNLKGKVAVVTGAAMGIGKAIAYRLVESGAKVLIADINLEAATATSEEFNSQGFNTAATRADASSVSDSKKTIEKAIETFGDLDILVNNAGIYPFSQAIDLSEEVWDKTLNINLKGVMFYSKAAAIAMKERKHGGKIINIASIDAFRPTGNIAHYNASKGGVVMLTKALAKEWAPLGIMVNAVAPGSITTQGTTASITGLSQEQQKTIAQQYVAKIPIGRFGQPDDIAKVVLFLASTASDYVVGTTIVADGGVLLS comes from the coding sequence ATGACCCAATCCATTAAAGATCTATTAAATCTCAAAGGCAAGGTTGCCGTGGTTACCGGAGCAGCCATGGGGATAGGAAAAGCTATTGCCTACCGTCTAGTTGAAAGCGGTGCAAAAGTACTTATTGCTGATATCAATCTGGAGGCAGCAACCGCAACGTCCGAGGAATTCAACTCCCAGGGTTTTAATACAGCGGCTACCAGAGCAGATGCCTCAAGTGTAAGTGACTCCAAAAAAACCATTGAAAAAGCAATTGAAACTTTTGGAGATCTAGATATTTTAGTTAACAATGCCGGCATATACCCATTTTCTCAGGCAATTGATCTATCTGAAGAAGTATGGGATAAAACCCTCAATATTAATTTAAAAGGCGTGATGTTCTATTCTAAAGCCGCAGCCATCGCTATGAAAGAAAGAAAGCACGGCGGAAAAATTATCAACATTGCCTCAATAGATGCATTCCGTCCTACCGGTAATATCGCTCACTATAACGCCTCTAAGGGAGGGGTAGTTATGCTTACCAAAGCCCTTGCCAAAGAATGGGCGCCTCTTGGTATTATGGTTAACGCGGTAGCTCCTGGTTCAATTACTACACAAGGCACTACCGCTAGCATCACCGGATTGAGTCAGGAACAGCAAAAAACCATTGCACAGCAATATGTGGCCAAAATACCCATTGGCCGGTTCGGTCAACCGGATGATATTGCCAAGGTGGTGCTCTTCCTTGCCAGTACAGCATCTGACTATGTTGTAGGCACAACTATTGTCGCGGACGGAGGAGTTTTACTCAGCTAG